From a region of the Hevea brasiliensis isolate MT/VB/25A 57/8 unplaced genomic scaffold, ASM3005281v1 Scaf5, whole genome shotgun sequence genome:
- the LOC131168789 gene encoding uncharacterized protein LOC131168789: MSQQQQQIISENSSASNIPVSEVYWSLVEKADKKFSKIRDLPYYERNRYDTYFYKVFKVYTQLWKFQQENRQKLVEAGLKRWEIGEIASRIAQLYYGQYMRTSDAGYLSESYIFYEAILSREYFKDGLFQDLNLANKQLRFFARFLMVCLVLNRREMVHQLVNQLKMLVDECRGTFQETDFKEWKLVIQEIIRFLKADTAFMNIRPLRYSLVLDPHPDSLPRIATRRNLRLRDAILSSYHHNEVKFSELTLDTFRMLQCLEWEPSGSFYQSNSTKIGQNGGPGPSRINYSQDITDPTLPANSRKAVLYRPSVTHFLAVLGMICEELPADGVLLIYLSASGRVGQTISSPSAAGTSLITAETAVRNFQSHTIYSDATSTSPFSSPSNSSNPSSRRSRGDCLYFGSRGNGGLNSIYPTDLVPFTRRPLFIVIDSDVSDAFKAISGAEKGEPAAILISPSCSISLTAAESSRHQSGSLFTLFLTTPLQAFCLLVGLSGSDIEMDTYNKVEKLLSSSLNDWGSALATLDTLDPVWAQILGDPFLRRLLLRFLFCRAVLTLYGPCFGKKEYHPECVPSLPASLQPTATASQTVVLQIANIFGATKKFIFSEGIVLPDYERSELEMTSA, translated from the exons ATGtcacagcagcagcagcagatCATAAGCGAGAATTCCAGTGCTAGTAATATTCCAGTGAGTGAAGTGTATTGGTCTCTGGTGGAGAAAGCAGATAAGAAGTTCTCTAAGATCAGAGACTTGCCCTATTATGAACGAAACAG GTATGATACATATTTTTACAAGGTATTCAAGGTGTATACACAATTGTGGAAGTTTCAACAAGAGAATCGACAGAAGCTCGTGGAAGCTGGGCTTAAGAGATGGGAGATTGGGGAAATTGCATCTCGAATTGCTCAGCTTTATTATGGGCAATATATGCGGACAAGTGATGCAGGTTATTTGTCAGAGTCATATATATTCTATGAAGCCATACTGAGTCGAGAATATTTCAAGGATGGCTTGTTTCAAGATCTAAATCTTGCAAACAAACAGCTGAGGTTTTTCGCCAGGTTTTTAATGGTGTGCCTGGTTTTGAACCGACGAGAAATGGTGCATCAGTTGGTTAATCAACTCAAAATGTTGGTTGATGAATGCAGGGGGACATTCCAG GAAACTGACTTTAAAGAATGGAAGCTGGTGATTCAGGAAATAATTAGATTTTTGAAAGCTGACACAGCTTTTATGAATATCAGGCCTTTAAGATATAGTCTTGTACTGGACCCTCATCCAGATTCACTACCACGCATTGCAACAAGGAGAAACTTAAGATTACGAGATGCAATACTGAGTAGCTACCATCATAATGAG GTTAAGTTTTCTGAGCTCACTTTAGACACCTTCAGGATGCTTCAGTGCCTCGAGTGGGAGCCAAGTGGTTCATTTTACCAGTCAAATTCTACTAAAATTGGTCAGAATGGGGGTCCAGGGCCTAGTCGCATTAACTACTCCCAGGATATAACTGATCCTACTTTACCTGCAAATTCACGGAAAGCTGTCTTGTATCGTCCTTCTGTGACACATTTTTTAGCC GTACTGGGTATGATTTGTGAGGAGCTGCCTGCTGATGGAGTTCTTCTAATATATTTGTCAGCGTCAG GAAGGGTTGGACAAACTATTTCATCTCCCTCTGCTGCTGGAACTTCTCTCATCACTGCTGAGACTGCTGTGAGGAACTTTCAATCTCATACCATCTACTCGGACGCAACATCCACATCTCCATTTAGTTCACCTAGTAATTCTTCAAATCCATCGTCAAGGCGAAGTAGAGGAGACTGCCTGTATTTTGGTTCTCGTGGAAATGGAG GATTAAACAGCATTTATCCTACTGATTTAGTTCCATTTACAAGAAGGCCTCTATTTATAGTTATCGACAGTGATGTCAGTGACGCATTCAAG GCTATAAGTGGAGCTGAGAAAGGAGAGCCAGCTGCAATCCTCATATCTCCTAGCTGTTCAATTTCCCTCACTGCAGCCGAATCCTCTCGTCACCAGAGTGGTAGTCTCTTCACTCTTTTTCTGACAACTCCTTTGCAGGCTTTTTGTCTGTTGGTTGGTTTGTCAGGCTCTGATATTGAAATG GATACATACAACAAGGTTGAGAAATTGCTTTCTTCATCCTTGAATGACTGGGGATCAGCATTAGCAACTTTGGACACTCTAGATCCTGTTTGGGCACAAATTTTAGGAGATCCATTCCTGAGGCGACTTTTATTGAG ATTCTTATTTTGTCGAGCAGTGTTGACACTGTATGGACCGTGTTTTGGCAAGAAGGAATATCACCCTGAGTGTGTGCCTTCCCTTCCAGCATCCCTCCAGCCAACTGCCACTGCATCACAAACTGTGGTTCTGCAGATAGCCAATATTTTTGGTGCAACAAAGAAATTTATTTTCTCTGAGGGAATTGTTCTTCCTGATTATGAACGCAGTGAGCTGGAGATGACCTCAGCCTGA